A region of the Pseudoprevotella muciniphila genome:
ATGGGAGCCTATTTTGCAGGTGCCGATGCCATATCAGCCATCAACACCATAAAGAGTGTTACCATGTCTGCCCAAGCGGAAGTCAGCGGAAGACAAACCGTGTCGGGCTATTCGGGACGCGCCGTGAAACCCATCGCGCTGCGCTTCATTCTCGAAATGGCGAAAAACCCCATCATGAAGAAAATACAGTTCAGCGGTATAGGCGGCATAGAGACATGGCGCGATGCACTCGAGTTCATACAGTTGGGCTGCCACAACGTGCAGGTATGCACCGCCGTGATGCAATACGGCTATCGCATCATCGACGACCTCGTGCTCGGACTGCAAACCTACATGGCTGAAAGAAACATTGACAGCCTGGAAGAACTTGTGGGCGAACAGTTGCCCAACTTCGTGCAACCATCACAGTTGGACCGCGAAACGATGGTATATCCTGTAATCGACCGCCAGAAGTGCATCGGCTGCGGACGCTGCTACATCTCCTGCCACGACGGCGGACATCAGGCGATCACCTTCGACACCGACACCCGCCAGCCGCGCATAGTAGGCACAAAATGCGTAGGCTGCCACCTCTGCCGCCTCGTATGCCCCACAGGCGCCATAGGCGTGTCCAAGAGAATCAATAAGAAGAACTGACGACTATCGGGGTATATTTTTCTTTCAGAATTCTCCAAACACTCAGAATACTCTGAATACTCCGAAAAAATATCCAACATCAAGGAAAATATGCATTTTCATGCGTAAATTTGCTTTTTGAAACTAACAAAACTATTATATCATGCTTGACAAAGAACGTGGCTTATACATTGCCCATTCATCGCAGGGCGCACTGAGTATTATAGGAAAGATGGCAAACCGGCACGGACTGATTGCCGGTGCAACAGGTACGGGTAAGACCGTGAGTCTGCAAGTGATGGCAGAGACATTCTGCCAGGCAGGAGTGCCGTGCTTCATGGCAGACATGAAGGGCGACCTCTCGGGCATCAGTCAGACAGGCAGACTGAGCGGTTTCATAGAAAAGCGCATGCCGGAGTTTGGCATCGAGAATCCCGAGTTCCAATCGTGCCCGGTACGGCTCTACGACGTGTATGGCGAGCAGGGGCACCCCATGCGTGCCACCATATCCCAGATGGGGCCCGACCTCTTGGCGCGACTCCTCCAACTCAACGAGATACAGAGCGGTGTGCTCAACATCATTTTCCGTGTGGCAGACGAGCGCGGACTGTTGCTCGACGACATGAAGGACCTGCGCGCCATGACAGACTATGTGGGACAACATGCCGCAGAATTCACCACGAAATACGGCACAATTGCCAAGGCAAGCATTGGTTCCATACAGCGTGCGCTCCTCGCGCTCGAAGGGCAAGGGGCTGACAAGTTCTTTGGCAAACCCGAGTTCAACATCATGGACCTCCTGAGCCAGCAAGGCGGCAAAGGCGTGATGAGTGTGCTCGCTGCCGACCGCCTGATGCTGCAGCCCAAACTCTATTCCACATTCCTGCTGTGGCTCATGTCGGAACTCTACACCACACTGCCCGAAGTGGGCGACCTGGAATACCCCAAACTCATCTTCTTCTTCGACGAAGCGCACATGCTCTTCGACGGCACGAGCAAGGCGATGGTGGACAAGATAGAACAGGTCATCCGACTGATTCGTTCTAAAGGCGTGGGTATCTACTTCGTAACACAAAGCCCGAGCGACCTGCCCGACACCATTCTCGGACAACTCGGCAACCGCATACAGCATGCCCTGCGCGCCTACACACCGAAGGACCAGAAGGCAGTACGCGCTGCAGCAGAAACCTTCCGAGCCAATCCCGGCTTCAGCACAGAAGAAGCAATCATGCAACTCGAGACAGGCGAAGCACTCGTTTCCTTCCTCGACGAAAAGGGAGCGCCGTCAATGGTGGAACGTGCCAAGATTCTCTTCCCCCTCAGCCAGATCGGCGCCATAACCGAAGGACAGCGCATGGACCTCATCAAGCAGTCGCCCATCTACGGCAAATACGACACGGCGCAAGAGCGAGACAGTGCATTCGAACTCCTGCTCGCCGAAAGCGAAAAGGAAGCCAAAGCACAGGAAGAAGAAAAGGCTGAAAAGGAAGAAAAAGAAGAAAAGGACGGCGGAAAGAAAAAGAAAGGCTTCTTCAGCAAAGTGTTCAAAGCCATCATGACGGCCATCACAGCCACACTCGCCACAATCGTCGGCACATTCGTGTCAGACAAGGTAACAGGCAAGAAGTCAAGGAAATCCTCCACATCAGCCACAGGACGCGTCGTGAAGAACGCCACAAGTGCTGCCACACGCCAAATCACTCGTGACATCTTGGGCAACCTCATTAAGTAGGAAAGTACTCGGCATAAACAGAATTTTCGGAGTATTCAGAATAATCTGAATGCTCCGAAAACTATCAAGGGGTTTATAGAAAGCCCCATCAGTCCTTCTTCAGGACATAATGCTCTGCCATTTCGCCGGTAACTTCTTTTTTATCTTTGTCCAACTGGCGTAATTGTTTTTCCTCCACTTTATAATAGGACTGCTCGCCGCCTTCATCCTGAAGCGTCAGAACGTTTTCACTGACAGTATAAGTCCCCTTTTCGTCCGACGAGTCGTTTCTCTCAACATATACAGAATGGAGCGTAAATGTCTTGTCTGCATTTAGTGTCAGGGTCGTTTCGATACCCGGGCAGTCGGCTGCGGGCAGGGTGCCTTTGTAAGTGCCCTCGCAATTCATCTCAGCACCTTGCGTGTCAGCCACTTCAGTGGTAACGCTGTCCTTTTCGCCACTCTTGTTTGTTTTCGCACCGTTGTTGCAAGCCGCCATAAGCGCGCATGAACATACTAAAAGAAATACCTTCTTCATTCTTTTTTTTGTTTTTTAGTTTGTTAATAAAAAATAGTTTGTAATCAAAAAATAAACTGTGTTTTACTACTTTTATTGTAGTCTAACACAGTTTTTATTTTCCAATCTTATAAAAATTGTTCTTATGGAATGAGTTCTCCGCCTGGGGTGAGTTTAATGTAAATGTCTTTGGCTCCCGGCTTTTCTAATTCAAGCAGGTAGTAATCAGCTGTCGGGGTTTCAATACGGTCGGCATCGTCAATGATGCGGTCGGGGTAATTGGTGGCTACATAGTTCTTCACTGCTTCTGGCAAATTTTGGGGGAAAATATCCGTCTGTGTCATCACCCATTCGCCATTAGCTTTGAACCAAACATCCACCTCTCCGCTTTCATTATAGAATTCAGCCTTGTAAAGACCTTTTCCTTTTTCCCATTTAGGAGTGGCAGAAGGGTATCTTTCAGCAAGGGCTGCAGTAACCTCTGCAGGCACTTGCGTAGGCATGATATCTTCATCATCATCGTTGCATGAAGTGAGCAACGGCATTTGCAGGGCTACTAACAGACCCAACAGTAAATACAATTTTCTTTTCATCTTTTTTTGTTTTAGTAAATTATTAATTAATCGTCAATATCTATAACTTGAAAATTCTTATTGAATTCAATTTCAAGACCATTGGAGAGGTCCACATCATATCCCCTTCGGTCGCGATCTATCTGAGTAATCTGACAATTCGGGAATTTTTTCTTCACGAATGTGAGAATCTGCTGCGGAACGAGTGCATCAGGCACAGCACCTTGCAGACAATCAATCTCGGTCCATTGTCCGTTGCTGTCGAACTCGATTTTGCTGCCGTCAACAAAAATAACATCGTAATAACGGCGTGTCCATTCGCGATCCTGCTTGATAAGTAAGATTTCCTTACCGGCAAAGTGTTTATTCAACACGGCTTGTGCCGCTTGTGGGAGTTTCACAGGGTTGGTGTTAGTTGTGAATGAGCCGTCTGTACAACTTTCACAACTTGTCGTAACTGGGCAACATAAAACCAGAGCCATTGTTACGATACTTAATAGATAAATCCTCTTCATATTCTTATTTGTTTAGAAGTTAAAAAATGAATTGTAATGTCATTATTGACCGTACAAATGTATGTAGTTGATTATAATCGCAAAAAAAAATGATGTTACAAAAACGTTACAATTAAAAAGCGTAGCATATAAAACTATGCTACGCTTTTTTTATGGGCTCTCAGACATCAAGAGCCGAAGCGTAAAAGTTACACTTCTGAAATTGTGCATCAGGCGGGTTGCCACTTGCAGCGCACAGGCGACACAATAGCGCCCTCCTTCTTCAACGCCGTAAACGCCTTGTCCACTTCCTTACGGTCAGCACCAAGTGCCTTTGTCACTTCACCAGCCGAAACAGGCTTACCTGCCTCACGCATTGCTTTCAATACTTGTTCTTTCATTATTGCTTTTTTTATTTATAATTCGAACACCTCTAAATTTTTCGATTTTGTGTAGCAAAACAACACTTTTCCGAACTTTCCAATGCAAAAATAACAAATCCTAACAAAAACTGCAAGAATTATATCGCAAGAAAAACACAAAAGGAAGAAAGGCAAAAAAACAAGGGCGGAAAACAGTGTCAAAAATAGACATCGTTTTTCCACCCCTTATTCCTCATTTCCTGCGCTTCTTGCTAAACAGGTCCGAGTGGGAGCCTGTGTTAAGCAAGACGAGGATAAGTTCATGGTCTCTGATTTCCCAAATGAGCAACCAGTCCGGTTGGATATGGCACTCCCACTGCCCTTTACGGTCACCCGTCAGGATATGCGCATGATACTTTTCTTCGAGTTGTTCACCATTGAGTAGTTTTCCAACAACAGTCCACAACTCATCCATCGGCATACCACGACGTTTGCAAAGCTTCATGTTATGCTTACACTCGCCCGTAATACGCAGTCTGTACTTCGCACTCATTCCTCTATCTCCTTGATAAGGTCGTCCAGGCTCTCGTATTCGTACACCCGTCCTTCTTCGAGGTCGCGCAATGAACGCTCATAGGACGTCATCGAATGGCGGTTACGCTTCACAGTCCACCCCATCTTCTTGGCAAGTGCCCTAAGGAAAGCGGTGTCGCCTTTAGGCAGTTCCAGCGTAAACGAATCAAGCGATATTTGTGGTGTTGATGTTCCAATCATAGTCTCTATTGCTTTGTTCTACAAATGCAAAAATAGCAATTTCCAATAAAAACTGCAAGAATTATGTCGCAAGAAAAAACACAAAAGGAAGAAAGGCACAAAAAATAAGGCGGGAAACAGTGTCAAAATCGACTACATAAAGAAATAACGTCATAACGAAATAACGAAAAAAGCCTCAACTCTCAACTCCCAAAACCTTCCCCTCAAGCCCCTTGATCTGGTTGGCTGTAGTGATGATGCTGCGGCCCGTGGGGGCGAGTTTTATGGATCCTGCTTCGTAGGTGTTGTGTTTCTTGCCAACCGTTTTACCTCATTGATTTCCTTTATTAACTGTTCCTGCGTTGGCAGGTAGAGTTGATATTCACTTGCCAGGATTGTTTTGTTGTCCTCGGGCAATGTCATACGTACTACAGTATCATTCTTAGCAGTACACAGCAGAATGCCGATGGTGGCACTCTCGTCGGGCAATTTTACGTTGCGGTCATAATAATTAACGTACATTTGTAGTTGTCCTAAGTCCTGATGAGTCAGTTCTTCCGTCTTTAACTCTATGACTACATGACAGCGCAACAGCCGATTGTAAAACACAAGGTCGGCAAAGAATTCGTCATCTTCGAGCAGGATACGCTTCTGCCGAGCCACAAATGAAAAGCCTTTCCCCATTTCAAGCAGGAAGTCCGTCAGGTGGGTTATGATGGCACTCTCAAGATCTTTTTCATAATAACTTGCTTCGCGGTGAAGCCCCAGAAATTCCAGCACCATGGGGTCTTTGATGACTTCCGCAGGTTTTTCGGGTATGCGTTGTTGACGTGCCACCGCAAGTACGCTCTCCTTGTCGTTGCTCAGCAACAGGCGTTCGTAGAGCATTGAGTTGATTTGTCGCTCCGTTTCACGCGCCGTCCAGGCATTGTTCACCGATTCCAGTTCGTAATACTCACGCTTGTCGGGGTCATCTATCTGAATGAGCCTACGGTATTGGCTCCAGTTTAATTGGGAACGCAGTGTGTTCCTAATTGGATAAGTACGGTAAAACTGGCGGCAGAATTTCAATTGCCGATAACCGAATCCACTTCCGTACTCTGGTTCTAATCGCTTTGAGAGATTTTGAAGCAGATACGTTCCATAGTCGGCACGCGCCTTGCCTTGTTGTTCTTCTTCAAAGATACGCTGCCCCAAGTGCCAGTACATCTGTACACGGCAGAAGTCCACACTGCGCACAGCATTGTTCCGTGCTGTTTCAATGATGACACGGACATCGTCGTATAACGCCTCTAACTGTTCGTTCGTTATTAGGTCTTTATTTTCTTTCATAAAATAGAGTTCCTGGGGCTTGATTTATAAATCTGCGCTATGATTTAGTGATGCCGGAATGCGTAATTATTTTCCTGTGCCCTACGTGTCTTGTATGGGTTTCAGTTCTGTAAATTCTTCTGAAGCAGATGTTGTCTCGGGGAGTTTCGCAGGCGCTACCACCTTCCCCTCAAGCCCCTTGATCTGGTTGGCTGTAGTGATGATGCTGCGGCCCGTGGGGGCGAGTTTCTTTGCGCCGTCTTCGTAAACGCCGTGGAGTTTGTTGAGTTGTTCGCCGATTTTGTCGTATTGTGTCTGGAAGGCCTCGACGCGCTTCACCATTTCGTTGGCGAGGCGGAACACTTCTTCATAGTTCTTCTGACGCGCTATCTGTCGCCACGTCAGGTCGATGACGCGCAGCACGGCGCTGAGCGTCTGTTCGTCGGCGATATAGACGTTTTCTTTCATCGCCTGATGCCACAGTTTGGGTTCGCGCTTCAGGGCGAGCCACAGTGCCCCCGTATTTGGCACGAACATGATGACGAAGTCCATCGTGCTCTTGGGCGGCTGTATATAGGCGGCATAGTCCTTGCGCGAGAGTTCCTTCACATGGTCGCGCAGGCTCTTTATGTGCAGTTGGAGTGCCATTTCGCGCTGCTCGTCGTTCGTGGCATTGGCATAGTCCATGTAGGCGGACAGCGACACTTTCGCATCGATGATGAGTTCGCGGTTGTCGCCCATGTGCAGAATGACGTCGGGCCTCATGCGTGCCTCGTTGTCGTTTCGTATCACGCGCCCCTTGGCATCGCGCAGGGTGGGCTGTGTGTCGAACTGCACACCGTCGCTCAGGTTCATGCTCTCAAGCAGGTCCTTGAGAATCATCTCGCCCCAGTCGCCCTGCACCTTCGAGTTGTGACGCATGGCTTGTGTGAGGCGGTCGGCACTCTCCTTGGCTGCCTCGCTCTTGGCGGCAATCGCCTTCATGTGGTCCTCTATCACGGTCTTTATCTCCGTCTGCTTCTCCTTGTTCTCCTCGAACACCGCCTTCATGCCTTCGATGGATGCCTTCAGTGGATTGACCAGACCGTCCAGACTGCTCTTGCTGCTTGCGGCAAACTCCTCCTGCCGCTGTCTGAGGATGTCCTCCGTGGCGGACTTCACCTCTGCCTTGAGTTTTTCGGCTGTCTCTTTGAAGGCATCACCTTGCCGTCGTAAGTCCATGGCATGGTCCTGCCGCAACAGGTCTTTCTCTTCGTCGAAAGTCTTTTTCTGTTCTGCAAGGCGTTTCTCATAGTCCTTTGCCAGTCCGTCGAGACGCCCCTCATAGTTTTTGGTCAAATCGTCGAGGCGCTCTTCAAAGTCTGCCTTCTGCGCAGCGAGGTCTTTAGCAAGTCGTTCCTGTGCAGCAGCCAACTGTTCTGCCAGATGTCCCGCCTGTGCTTCTGCCTTGGCACATGCCACACCGAGTTGCGTCTCTTTCCTTGCTGCAAACAATTTCATCAGCACGCAGCCGGCGGCGAGGCCTGCTACGATGCTGATGATGATATAAATCCACGTTTCCATATATTAGTATCGGTTAATCGTTTAATAATCAAGCATTTGCTGCACCGCCAACTATTCTGCCTCCACGTAGGCGCGCTGGCGGATGCTGATTGGCGTGCTCACACCGTTGCTCGTCA
Encoded here:
- a CDS encoding helicase HerA-like domain-containing protein codes for the protein MLDKERGLYIAHSSQGALSIIGKMANRHGLIAGATGTGKTVSLQVMAETFCQAGVPCFMADMKGDLSGISQTGRLSGFIEKRMPEFGIENPEFQSCPVRLYDVYGEQGHPMRATISQMGPDLLARLLQLNEIQSGVLNIIFRVADERGLLLDDMKDLRAMTDYVGQHAAEFTTKYGTIAKASIGSIQRALLALEGQGADKFFGKPEFNIMDLLSQQGGKGVMSVLAADRLMLQPKLYSTFLLWLMSELYTTLPEVGDLEYPKLIFFFDEAHMLFDGTSKAMVDKIEQVIRLIRSKGVGIYFVTQSPSDLPDTILGQLGNRIQHALRAYTPKDQKAVRAAAETFRANPGFSTEEAIMQLETGEALVSFLDEKGAPSMVERAKILFPLSQIGAITEGQRMDLIKQSPIYGKYDTAQERDSAFELLLAESEKEAKAQEEEKAEKEEKEEKDGGKKKKGFFSKVFKAIMTAITATLATIVGTFVSDKVTGKKSRKSSTSATGRVVKNATSAATRQITRDILGNLIK
- a CDS encoding copper resistance protein NlpE, with protein sequence MKKVFLLVCSCALMAACNNGAKTNKSGEKDSVTTEVADTQGAEMNCEGTYKGTLPAADCPGIETTLTLNADKTFTLHSVYVERNDSSDEKGTYTVSENVLTLQDEGGEQSYYKVEEKQLRQLDKDKKEVTGEMAEHYVLKKD
- a CDS encoding PepSY-like domain-containing protein is translated as MKRKLYLLLGLLVALQMPLLTSCNDDDEDIMPTQVPAEVTAALAERYPSATPKWEKGKGLYKAEFYNESGEVDVWFKANGEWVMTQTDIFPQNLPEAVKNYVATNYPDRIIDDADRIETPTADYYLLELEKPGAKDIYIKLTPGGELIP
- a CDS encoding PepSY-like domain-containing protein is translated as MKRIYLLSIVTMALVLCCPVTTSCESCTDGSFTTNTNPVKLPQAAQAVLNKHFAGKEILLIKQDREWTRRYYDVIFVDGSKIEFDSNGQWTEIDCLQGAVPDALVPQQILTFVKKKFPNCQITQIDRDRRGYDVDLSNGLEIEFNKNFQVIDIDD
- a CDS encoding transcriptional regulator; the encoded protein is MKEQVLKAMREAGKPVSAGEVTKALGADRKEVDKAFTALKKEGAIVSPVRCKWQPA
- a CDS encoding type II toxin-antitoxin system YafQ family toxin — encoded protein: MSAKYRLRITGECKHNMKLCKRRGMPMDELWTVVGKLLNGEQLEEKYHAHILTGDRKGQWECHIQPDWLLIWEIRDHELILVLLNTGSHSDLFSKKRRK
- a CDS encoding PDDEXK nuclease domain-containing protein, whose protein sequence is MKENKDLITNEQLEALYDDVRVIIETARNNAVRSVDFCRVQMYWHLGQRIFEEEQQGKARADYGTYLLQNLSKRLEPEYGSGFGYRQLKFCRQFYRTYPIRNTLRSQLNWSQYRRLIQIDDPDKREYYELESVNNAWTARETERQINSMLYERLLLSNDKESVLAVARQQRIPEKPAEVIKDPMVLEFLGLHREASYYEKDLESAIITHLTDFLLEMGKGFSFVARQKRILLEDDEFFADLVFYNRLLRCHVVIELKTEELTHQDLGQLQMYVNYYDRNVKLPDESATIGILLCTAKNDTVVRMTLPEDNKTILASEYQLYLPTQEQLIKEINEVKRLARNTTPTKQDP
- the rmuC gene encoding DNA recombination protein RmuC — its product is METWIYIIISIVAGLAAGCVLMKLFAARKETQLGVACAKAEAQAGHLAEQLAAAQERLAKDLAAQKADFEERLDDLTKNYEGRLDGLAKDYEKRLAEQKKTFDEEKDLLRQDHAMDLRRQGDAFKETAEKLKAEVKSATEDILRQRQEEFAASSKSSLDGLVNPLKASIEGMKAVFEENKEKQTEIKTVIEDHMKAIAAKSEAAKESADRLTQAMRHNSKVQGDWGEMILKDLLESMNLSDGVQFDTQPTLRDAKGRVIRNDNEARMRPDVILHMGDNRELIIDAKVSLSAYMDYANATNDEQREMALQLHIKSLRDHVKELSRKDYAAYIQPPKSTMDFVIMFVPNTGALWLALKREPKLWHQAMKENVYIADEQTLSAVLRVIDLTWRQIARQKNYEEVFRLANEMVKRVEAFQTQYDKIGEQLNKLHGVYEDGAKKLAPTGRSIITTANQIKGLEGKVVAPAKLPETTSASEEFTELKPIQDT